The following proteins come from a genomic window of Microbacterium sp. SY138:
- a CDS encoding AraC family transcriptional regulator: MTPTASWSHYASPRHAMRRFLISCHGAGEQAGLQPPFRQRALPTRGLVYISEGRGSYEEYEPRGLQVPVAGPAVIWLTPGVRHGYGSDARGWSEHWVLFEGEPFAAFETTGLGGRHRPVQKLLRPVEDADAIFRELCVAVAAVGARAEIAASVATQRLLLAILDAADPAEGAAAGATIVDLVTRGATRTLSVAERAAAVGLTARELGDAVRSATGLTVNDLVIEVRIAQAQSLLAETRLDVGQIAAQVGYDDAAYFSRLFRRRTGAAPSAFRRQQARSRFD; the protein is encoded by the coding sequence ATGACGCCGACGGCCTCCTGGTCCCACTACGCCTCACCGCGCCATGCGATGCGACGATTCCTGATCTCGTGCCATGGAGCCGGGGAACAGGCGGGCCTGCAGCCGCCTTTCCGTCAGCGGGCACTCCCGACCCGCGGCCTCGTCTACATCTCCGAAGGGCGCGGCAGCTACGAGGAGTACGAGCCGCGCGGCCTGCAGGTGCCGGTGGCGGGCCCGGCGGTGATCTGGCTCACGCCCGGAGTCCGTCACGGATACGGCTCCGACGCCCGGGGGTGGTCGGAGCACTGGGTGCTGTTCGAGGGCGAGCCCTTCGCGGCATTCGAGACGACCGGACTGGGAGGGCGCCACCGGCCGGTGCAGAAACTCCTCCGTCCGGTCGAAGACGCGGATGCGATCTTCCGTGAGCTCTGCGTGGCTGTCGCCGCGGTGGGGGCGCGGGCGGAGATCGCCGCATCGGTCGCGACGCAACGGCTCTTGCTCGCCATCCTCGATGCCGCGGATCCGGCGGAAGGGGCGGCGGCCGGTGCCACCATCGTCGACCTCGTCACTCGTGGTGCGACCCGGACCCTCTCGGTCGCCGAGCGGGCAGCCGCCGTCGGGCTCACCGCGCGCGAGCTGGGGGATGCCGTGCGTTCCGCGACCGGGCTCACAGTGAACGATCTGGTCATCGAGGTGCGCATCGCGCAGGCCCAGTCGCTCCTGGCGGAGACCAGGCTCGATGTGGGCCAGATCGCCGCGCAGGTCGGCTACGACGACGCGGCCTATTTCTCCCGACTCTTCCGGCGGCGCACGGGGGCCGCGCCATCGGCGTTCCGCCGGCAGCAGGCCCGATCGCGCTTCGACTGA
- a CDS encoding YbdK family carboxylate-amine ligase: MARFGIEEEFLFLDAHSLVPVTLTAGTRERITRLRTGGEVTREYLTSQIECLTEPVTTATDAEAQLAHLRGLIGWHAQDQHAIAAGTGTPFASTRSSAVSPSPHYDDVASQLGHLTRDHEVNGLHVHVEVTDDEERVRALNRVRGWLPVLLALTGNSPFVNGRDSDFASWRSILIRRLPSSWAPPCFRDYDDYRSGVQRLIDVGALTDAASLSWSARISERYPTVEVRVFDAQLTAEDSVSAALLSRALVLTTDLPLADIGVDGIDASLWTAARRGMDARLLDPTTGEAEDAWKLADRMLSAIAPTLRELGDEDRVRDGIDRLRTDGSGAQRQRRAVAEGGTRALGDLLRAGTAAPLPAPAEQPASAPTT; this comes from the coding sequence ATGGCGCGCTTCGGCATCGAGGAGGAGTTCCTCTTCCTGGATGCGCACTCGCTGGTGCCCGTGACGCTCACCGCCGGCACTCGCGAGCGCATCACGCGCCTCAGGACGGGCGGAGAAGTGACGAGAGAGTACCTGACCTCGCAGATCGAGTGCCTCACCGAGCCGGTCACGACCGCGACGGACGCTGAAGCGCAGCTGGCCCATCTGCGCGGCCTCATCGGATGGCACGCCCAGGATCAGCATGCCATCGCCGCCGGCACCGGCACCCCGTTCGCCTCGACCCGGTCCTCCGCCGTATCGCCCTCGCCGCACTACGACGACGTCGCGTCGCAGCTCGGACATCTCACGCGCGACCACGAGGTCAACGGGCTGCACGTGCACGTCGAGGTCACCGACGACGAGGAGCGGGTCCGCGCCCTGAACCGGGTGCGCGGCTGGCTCCCCGTGCTGCTGGCGCTCACCGGGAACAGCCCGTTCGTGAACGGACGGGATTCCGACTTCGCCAGTTGGCGCAGCATCCTGATCCGTCGGCTGCCGTCGTCATGGGCCCCGCCATGCTTCCGCGACTACGACGACTATCGCTCAGGTGTGCAGCGTCTCATCGACGTCGGCGCGCTCACCGATGCGGCGTCGCTTTCATGGTCGGCCCGGATATCGGAGCGGTACCCGACCGTCGAGGTCCGGGTCTTCGACGCCCAACTGACGGCCGAGGACTCGGTGTCCGCCGCGCTCCTCTCCCGCGCACTCGTGCTCACCACCGATCTGCCGCTCGCCGACATCGGTGTCGACGGCATCGACGCCTCTCTGTGGACGGCGGCCCGTCGAGGGATGGACGCACGCCTGCTCGATCCGACGACCGGCGAGGCCGAAGACGCCTGGAAGCTCGCCGACCGCATGCTGTCCGCGATCGCTCCCACGCTCCGCGAACTCGGCGACGAGGATCGGGTCCGCGATGGCATCGATCGGCTGCGCACCGACGGGTCCGGTGCGCAGCGCCAGCGCCGCGCCGTCGCCGAGGGCGGGACGCGTGCCCTCGGCGATCTTCTCCGCGCAGGGACAGCCGCACCGCTTCCCGCCCCCGCAGAGCAGCCGGCCTCCGCACCGACCACCTGA
- a CDS encoding phytanoyl-CoA dioxygenase family protein: protein MLTSNGYTLDDSPSRLGRMEPVPDAIRSDKDALWDRLRRDGYLYLPQQLDPQLVASFREYYFTAMADTGITESGSDPAVGIGAQGEIDRAKIRAALFDEIVPGERYAALTGHPDIRGWFEWFLGDDVHLHRRKIIRHIRPGESGIGTATQAHYDLVYLREGSERVLSMWIPLGDCPVEQGGLTYLEGSHHWALAAERDRGDRPPAASITADLPALAEAHDARWLLADYRAGDVMVHSSYVVHASTDNVDPQGRIRLSTDIRYQRASEPIDWRWQEHWHEDDGL, encoded by the coding sequence ATGCTCACCTCCAACGGATACACCCTCGACGATTCTCCGTCCCGCCTGGGCAGGATGGAGCCCGTGCCGGACGCCATCCGCAGCGACAAGGATGCGCTGTGGGATCGGTTGCGTCGCGACGGCTATCTCTATCTGCCGCAGCAGCTCGATCCGCAGCTGGTCGCCTCGTTCCGCGAGTACTACTTCACGGCGATGGCGGACACCGGGATCACGGAGTCCGGTTCCGATCCCGCCGTCGGCATCGGCGCGCAGGGAGAGATCGACAGGGCGAAGATCCGCGCCGCCCTGTTCGACGAGATCGTTCCGGGGGAGCGATACGCGGCGCTGACCGGACACCCCGACATCCGCGGGTGGTTCGAATGGTTCCTCGGCGATGACGTGCACCTGCACCGGCGCAAGATCATCCGCCACATCCGTCCGGGCGAATCGGGCATCGGCACCGCCACACAGGCACACTACGACCTCGTCTATCTGCGCGAGGGAAGCGAGCGCGTGCTCTCGATGTGGATCCCCCTGGGAGACTGTCCCGTCGAGCAGGGCGGTCTCACCTATCTCGAAGGCAGCCACCACTGGGCCCTCGCCGCCGAGCGGGATCGCGGTGACAGGCCCCCGGCTGCGTCGATCACGGCCGACCTCCCCGCTCTCGCCGAGGCGCACGATGCGCGGTGGCTGCTCGCCGACTACCGGGCCGGCGACGTGATGGTCCATTCGTCGTACGTGGTGCACGCCAGCACCGACAACGTCGACCCGCAGGGGCGTATCCGTCTCTCCACCGACATCCGCTATCAGCGGGCATCCGAGCCGATCGACTGGCGCTGGCAGGAGCACTGGCACGAGGACGACGGTCTTTGA
- a CDS encoding MFS transporter, producing the protein MASFAPLQRLVISIAVLASFVTFLDGTVVNVALPAISRELGGGITTQQWVVDAYLITLSALILLAGSVSDAYGRVLVMRIGLIAFGVASIAVAAAFDPLVLIIARAAQGAAGALLVPSSLALITATMRSDVQSRAIGVWTAFTTGAQLVGPLLGGLFVDYLSWRFVFLINVIPIGITLLLLSRLRLPEHPRGITVDWWSGALCAVGLGAVVFALIEQPNLGWQSPAIWIPAVAGAALFALFLWRQQHSASPLMPLWLFRVRDFGWGNLATFFVYAALSLNGFVVGVYLQQGAGLSATAAGLASLPMTILMILVSSRAGQWAGRWGPRIFMTIGPLLMAVGALMLLLVSADFDYWWQVLPAMIVMGLGLSLTVAPLTAAILGAIDENHSGIASAVNNAVSRVAGLLVVAMLSTIVGGALDLDGFHSAAWVTATLLVIGGVVSWIGIRRNPAEPAPADAAATGPVPR; encoded by the coding sequence GTGGCCTCCTTCGCCCCGCTCCAGCGCCTCGTGATCTCGATCGCGGTGCTCGCGTCGTTCGTGACGTTCCTCGACGGCACGGTCGTCAACGTGGCGCTGCCCGCGATCAGTCGCGAACTCGGAGGCGGCATCACCACCCAGCAGTGGGTCGTCGACGCCTATCTGATCACTCTGAGTGCCCTGATCCTGCTGGCCGGATCGGTGTCGGACGCCTACGGCCGGGTGCTGGTGATGCGTATCGGGCTGATCGCCTTCGGCGTGGCATCCATCGCCGTGGCCGCGGCATTCGATCCACTCGTCCTGATCATCGCCAGGGCCGCGCAGGGGGCCGCGGGTGCGCTGCTGGTGCCGAGCTCGCTCGCACTGATCACCGCGACCATGCGCTCCGATGTGCAGTCGAGGGCGATCGGCGTCTGGACGGCGTTCACCACGGGAGCACAGCTGGTCGGTCCACTGCTGGGCGGATTGTTCGTCGACTACCTGTCCTGGCGCTTCGTCTTCCTCATCAACGTGATCCCGATCGGCATCACTCTCCTCCTGCTCTCCCGTCTTCGTCTGCCCGAGCATCCCCGTGGCATCACGGTCGACTGGTGGAGCGGGGCGCTGTGCGCGGTCGGACTCGGCGCCGTGGTCTTCGCACTCATCGAACAGCCGAATCTGGGGTGGCAGTCGCCCGCGATCTGGATTCCGGCCGTGGCCGGCGCCGCCCTGTTCGCCCTGTTCCTGTGGCGTCAGCAGCATTCGGCGTCGCCCCTCATGCCCCTGTGGCTGTTCCGGGTGCGCGACTTCGGCTGGGGCAACCTCGCCACCTTCTTCGTGTATGCGGCCCTGTCGCTCAACGGCTTCGTGGTCGGCGTCTACCTGCAGCAGGGGGCGGGCCTCAGCGCGACCGCCGCGGGATTGGCCAGCCTGCCCATGACCATCCTGATGATCCTCGTCAGCTCGCGCGCGGGCCAGTGGGCCGGTCGGTGGGGACCGCGCATCTTCATGACGATCGGACCGCTGCTCATGGCCGTCGGCGCCCTCATGCTGCTCCTCGTCTCGGCCGACTTCGACTACTGGTGGCAGGTGCTGCCGGCGATGATCGTGATGGGCCTCGGGCTCTCGCTCACGGTCGCTCCGCTCACGGCCGCGATCCTCGGAGCGATCGACGAGAACCACTCGGGTATCGCCTCGGCCGTCAACAACGCCGTCTCGCGTGTCGCCGGGCTGCTCGTGGTGGCGATGCTGTCGACGATCGTCGGCGGTGCGCTCGACCTCGACGGGTTCCACAGCGCGGCATGGGTCACGGCGACGCTGCTCGTGATCGGCGGCGTGGTGTCGTGGATCGGCATCCGCCGCAATCCGGCCGAACCGGCACCGGCCGACGCGGCCGCGACCGGACCCGTTCCGCGATGA
- a CDS encoding endo alpha-1,4 polygalactosaminidase produces MTVAALARGRWGGLIVVGALALTACSPAPAHSPSSSVTLPPSGAVPDYQLGGAYAPGPEVGIVGRDRSAEPVPGVYSICYVNGFQTQPGELADWPRDLLLQRGGEVVFDPDWPDEALLDTSTAEHRDRISETVKPWIDECADAGFDAVEFDNLDSYSRSDGSLSFDDNRALASLLVDAAHTAGLAAGQKNAAEDAAPLRARADFDFAVTEECAAYEECEAYTSVYGDHVIDIEYADELPRSFAEMCADDASPAAMVLRDRDLVTPDDGAYVFETCG; encoded by the coding sequence ATGACCGTGGCCGCACTCGCGCGAGGCCGATGGGGCGGTCTGATCGTCGTCGGAGCGCTCGCGCTGACGGCCTGCTCCCCCGCGCCCGCGCATTCGCCTTCGTCGAGCGTCACCCTTCCGCCCTCCGGCGCGGTGCCCGACTACCAGCTGGGCGGAGCCTACGCACCGGGCCCCGAGGTCGGCATCGTCGGGCGGGACCGGAGCGCCGAGCCCGTACCCGGCGTGTACTCGATCTGCTACGTGAACGGCTTCCAGACGCAGCCGGGCGAACTCGCAGACTGGCCGCGCGATCTGCTGCTCCAGCGCGGGGGCGAGGTCGTGTTCGATCCGGACTGGCCGGACGAGGCGCTGCTCGACACGTCGACCGCGGAGCATCGAGACAGGATCTCCGAGACGGTGAAGCCCTGGATCGACGAATGCGCGGATGCCGGCTTCGACGCGGTGGAATTCGACAACCTCGACTCGTACTCACGGTCCGATGGTTCCCTCTCGTTCGACGACAACCGGGCACTGGCCTCGCTCCTCGTCGATGCCGCCCACACCGCGGGGCTCGCCGCCGGGCAGAAGAACGCCGCCGAGGACGCGGCTCCGCTCCGCGCGCGGGCCGATTTCGACTTCGCCGTCACCGAGGAATGCGCCGCGTACGAGGAGTGCGAGGCCTACACGTCGGTTTACGGCGACCACGTCATCGACATCGAGTACGCCGACGAGCTCCCGCGGTCCTTCGCCGAGATGTGCGCCGACGACGCCTCTCCCGCCGCGATGGTGCTCCGCGACCGCGACCTCGTCACCCCGGACGACGGCGCCTACGTGTTCGAGACCTGCGGCTGA
- a CDS encoding iron-containing redox enzyme family protein translates to MTSSAPASAPALAFSDRGPVSRAVIAHLTGAEDAGDHTTIAEEVVAASADVVRDDDVQLALFVLYASAYGSLPQLDPDREWDPALLATRRLLEAAFEGELRGKVPMPDLPEPTVDAVGRALFALAGADSGPSLSRYFAKKATEAQAQEMLIQRSAYTLREADPHSWAIPRLDGRAKAALVEIQSDEYGGGRPHRVHATLFARAMRAAGLDDTYGAYIDDLPAVTLASLNMMSMFGLNRRLVGSIVGHLAAYEMTSSIPCRLYADGLRRLGFAPDVTEYFDEHVEADAVHEQIAARDLAGSLAEDRPELLPDIMFGAAAGLTMDGWGGAHILESWSAGASSLRERTPS, encoded by the coding sequence ATGACCTCATCCGCCCCGGCATCCGCACCAGCCCTGGCATTCTCCGACAGAGGGCCGGTGAGCCGCGCCGTGATCGCGCATCTCACCGGCGCGGAAGACGCCGGCGACCACACCACCATCGCCGAGGAGGTCGTCGCGGCGAGCGCCGACGTCGTCCGCGACGACGACGTCCAGCTCGCCCTGTTCGTGCTCTACGCCTCCGCCTACGGATCGCTCCCGCAGCTCGATCCCGATCGGGAGTGGGATCCCGCGCTCCTCGCGACCCGGCGCCTGCTCGAAGCGGCCTTCGAGGGCGAGTTGCGCGGGAAGGTGCCGATGCCTGACCTCCCGGAGCCGACGGTCGATGCCGTCGGTCGAGCGCTCTTCGCGCTCGCGGGCGCCGATTCCGGACCGAGTCTCTCGCGGTACTTCGCGAAGAAGGCCACCGAGGCGCAGGCGCAGGAGATGCTCATCCAGCGTTCGGCCTACACACTGCGCGAGGCGGACCCGCACTCCTGGGCGATTCCTCGATTGGACGGACGCGCCAAGGCGGCGCTCGTCGAGATCCAGTCCGACGAGTACGGCGGCGGACGCCCGCATCGCGTGCATGCCACCCTCTTCGCGCGAGCGATGCGTGCGGCCGGTCTCGATGACACCTACGGCGCATACATCGACGATCTGCCCGCCGTCACGCTCGCGTCACTCAACATGATGTCGATGTTCGGACTCAATCGCCGCCTGGTCGGTTCGATCGTCGGACACCTGGCCGCCTACGAGATGACCTCGTCGATTCCCTGCCGCCTGTACGCCGACGGTCTGCGCCGGCTGGGGTTCGCCCCCGATGTCACCGAGTACTTCGACGAGCACGTCGAGGCCGACGCGGTGCACGAGCAGATCGCCGCCCGAGACCTCGCCGGCAGCCTCGCCGAGGACCGCCCGGAGCTCCTGCCCGACATCATGTTCGGTGCCGCCGCCGGCCTCACGATGGACGGGTGGGGCGGGGCGCACATCCTGGAGTCCTGGTCCGCGGGTGCCTCATCCCTCCGCGAACGGAC